Proteins from a single region of Alphaproteobacteria bacterium:
- a CDS encoding AMP-binding protein: MEESKTTNRDSLSLAGVLMAGGAYVPIDPSYPDERIELIVEDAELRALLVKDRDAFAKHGGLVGCPMLSVAKILDDALLPECSAVNRCPPALNTSSYILYTSGTTGKPKGVVLEHANL; encoded by the coding sequence TTGGAGGAAAGTAAGACCACTAATAGAGATTCACTCTCTCTCGCAGGTGTCCTCATGGCGGGGGGAGCATATGTACCGATTGATCCTAGCTATCCTGATGAACGAATTGAGCTGATTGTAGAGGATGCAGAGTTGAGGGCCCTGCTGGTTAAGGACAGGGATGCTTTCGCAAAGCATGGTGGCCTTGTGGGCTGTCCCATGCTGAGTGTGGCAAAGATCCTTGATGATGCACTTCTTCCAGAATGCAGTGCAGTGAACAGGTGCCCCCCTGCGCTCAACACGTCTTCCTACATCTTGTACACCTCGGGCACGACAGGAAAGCCCAAGGGCGTGGTGCTGGAACATGCTAACCTC